In Nocardia sputorum, a single genomic region encodes these proteins:
- a CDS encoding UTP--glucose-1-phosphate uridylyltransferase, whose translation MNIRKAVIPAAGIGSRLLPLTKAIPKEMLPVGDKPVIEHTVRELVASGITDITIVVSGGKSLIQDHFRPNPALVAQLRADGKTAFADAVEEVGELSRLGHITYLDQHGPYGNGTPVLNAARNLGDEPMLVLWPDDVFVAEVPRAQQLIDAYEATGAPVLALMPMDPAESQRYGVPVVADDHGNGLLRITGLREKPKPKDAPSSFAAIGGYVVTPGIIEELRRQTEAWYEHRTGEVYLTDAINVHAANNPVFGQVIRGRWYDTGNPADYLVAQFASALAHPQYGPSLRDLADGLDR comes from the coding sequence ATGAATATCCGCAAGGCCGTCATCCCGGCCGCCGGTATCGGCTCCCGGCTGCTTCCGCTGACCAAGGCGATCCCCAAGGAGATGCTGCCGGTCGGCGACAAGCCGGTCATCGAGCACACGGTCCGTGAGCTGGTCGCTTCGGGCATCACCGACATCACCATCGTGGTCAGCGGCGGAAAGTCATTGATCCAGGACCACTTCCGCCCCAACCCCGCGCTGGTGGCCCAGCTGCGCGCGGACGGCAAGACCGCCTTCGCCGACGCGGTCGAGGAGGTCGGCGAGCTGTCCCGGCTCGGCCACATCACCTACCTCGACCAGCACGGGCCGTACGGCAACGGCACCCCCGTGCTCAACGCCGCCCGCAATCTCGGCGACGAGCCGATGCTGGTGCTGTGGCCGGACGACGTGTTCGTCGCCGAGGTGCCGCGCGCCCAGCAGCTCATCGATGCCTACGAGGCCACCGGAGCGCCCGTCCTCGCGCTGATGCCGATGGACCCCGCCGAGTCGCAGCGCTACGGCGTGCCGGTGGTCGCCGACGACCACGGCAACGGCCTGCTGCGCATCACCGGGCTGCGCGAGAAGCCGAAGCCGAAGGACGCGCCGTCGTCCTTCGCCGCGATCGGCGGCTACGTCGTCACGCCCGGCATCATCGAGGAACTGCGCAGGCAGACCGAAGCGTGGTACGAGCACCGCACCGGTGAGGTGTATCTCACCGACGCGATCAACGTGCACGCGGCGAACAACCCGGTCTTCGGCCAGGTGATCCGCGGCCGGTGGTACGACACCGGCAACCCGGCCGACTACCTGGTGGCGCAATTCGCCTCGGCGCTGGCGCATCCGCAGTACGGCCCCTCGCTGCGCGACCTGGCCGACGGCCTCGACCGCTGA
- a CDS encoding NlpC/P60 family protein — MPRKSLHRIALGFLLSTIAIVLLAGPGWADTGSASGSGPGSASSGSASGSGPGGDSGSASGSGFLPVPSVFGVGALAAATTQIGKPYEWGGTGPNSWDCSGLVQWAYRQVGVSIPRTTWQQAKAGAPVPMGSLSLGDVVVLNRDGSHVGIYAGNGQVLNAYDWGVPVGYTPLDEFDIYAIRRF; from the coding sequence GTGCCGAGAAAATCGTTGCACCGCATCGCACTCGGATTCCTGCTCTCGACCATCGCAATCGTTCTGCTCGCCGGACCCGGCTGGGCCGACACCGGCAGCGCCTCCGGCAGCGGGCCGGGCAGCGCCTCCTCCGGTTCGGCCTCGGGTAGCGGTCCCGGCGGCGACTCCGGCAGCGCCAGCGGCTCGGGCTTCCTGCCGGTGCCCAGTGTGTTCGGCGTCGGCGCGCTGGCCGCGGCGACGACGCAGATCGGCAAGCCATATGAATGGGGCGGGACCGGCCCCAACAGCTGGGACTGCTCGGGTCTGGTGCAATGGGCCTACCGCCAAGTCGGCGTGAGCATTCCGCGGACCACCTGGCAGCAGGCGAAGGCGGGCGCGCCGGTCCCGATGGGCTCGCTGTCGCTCGGCGACGTGGTGGTGCTGAACCGGGACGGCTCGCACGTCGGCATCTACGCGGGTAACGGACAGGTGCTCAACGCGTACGACTGGGGTGTGCCGGTGGGCTACACCCCGCTCGACGAATTCGACATCTACGCCATCCGCCGCTTCTGA
- the ileS gene encoding isoleucine--tRNA ligase produces the protein MADQTSSNSAYPRVDLSVGNGASFPEMERRVLDAWAAADTFRASIENRSGAAEFVFYDGPPFANGLPHYGHLLTGYVKDLVPRFQTMRGKRVDRRFGWDCHGLPAEIEAEKQLGITDKSQIDAMGLAEFNAACKTSVLRYTGEWRDYVTRQARWVDFDNDYKTLDTDFMESVMWAFKSLYDKGLIYQGFRVLPYSWYEQTPLSNQETRLDDAYKMRQDPAVTVDMALRVPAEHPLHELDGANALIWTTTPWTLPSNLAIAVHPDVRYVHLRAADGKRYVLATERVSHYAREFGEEPEVLAEFDGAALAELSYAPPFDFFAGHHNAHRVLTADYVTTDSGTGIVHLAPAFGEEDMDVASAHGIELVQPLDAGGRFTSMVPPYEGLMVFDANPVIIKDLKAAGKLLRHETIEHSYPHSWRSGQPLIYMAVPSWFVAVTKFRDRMVELNKQITWVPEHIRDGQFGKWLEGARDWNISRNRYWGSPIPVWVSDDPAYPRVDVYGSLDELERDFGVRPADLHRPMIDELTRPNPDDPTGKSTMRRVPEVLDCWFESGSMPYAQVHYPFENKEWFDSHFPGDFIVEYNGQTRGWFYTLHVLATALFDSPAFKTVAAHGIVLGDDGLKMSKSKGNYPDVNEVFDRDGSDAMRWFLMSSPILRGGNLIVTERGIREGVSHALRPLWNAWTFLQLYASKPGVWRTDSPHVLDRYILAKLARTRDVITAALEVYDIAGACEELRSFADALTNWYVRRSRSRFWSEDRDAVDTLHTVLEVVTRLAAPLLPLITEVIWRGLTGGDSVHLADWPKEGELPDDPELVAAMDEVRVVCSTVLSLRKAQNLRVRLPLAEVTIAAADAERLAPFADIVADEVNVKKVDLTTDVDAHGRFELVVNARAAGPRLGKDVQTVIKAVKAGEWSEDADGTVRAAGIALLPEEYTQRLVAAEPESTAALPGNAGLVVLNSVVTEELEAEGWARDLIRDLQETRKSAGLDVSDRITVVLDVPADRAEWARTHRDLIAGEILATTLTFGDAGPEAADLVGGVRATIAKA, from the coding sequence ATGGCGGACCAGACTTCCAGCAACAGCGCGTACCCGCGCGTCGACCTGAGCGTCGGCAACGGGGCGTCGTTCCCCGAGATGGAGCGCCGCGTGCTCGACGCGTGGGCGGCCGCCGACACCTTCCGCGCGAGCATCGAAAACCGTTCCGGCGCAGCTGAATTCGTCTTCTATGACGGGCCGCCCTTTGCCAACGGTCTGCCGCATTACGGACATTTGCTCACCGGATACGTCAAAGACCTCGTTCCGCGTTTCCAAACCATGCGCGGCAAGCGGGTCGACCGGCGATTCGGCTGGGACTGCCACGGATTGCCCGCCGAAATCGAAGCCGAAAAGCAGCTCGGTATCACGGACAAATCACAGATCGATGCGATGGGCCTCGCGGAATTCAACGCGGCCTGCAAAACGTCGGTGCTGCGCTACACCGGGGAATGGCGCGACTACGTGACGCGCCAGGCCCGCTGGGTCGACTTCGACAACGATTACAAGACGCTGGACACCGACTTCATGGAGTCGGTGATGTGGGCGTTCAAGTCGCTGTACGACAAAGGGCTGATCTATCAGGGCTTCCGGGTGCTGCCCTACAGCTGGTACGAGCAGACGCCGTTGTCGAATCAGGAAACCCGCCTCGATGACGCCTACAAGATGCGCCAGGACCCGGCGGTGACCGTCGACATGGCGTTGCGCGTGCCCGCCGAGCATCCGCTGCACGAACTCGACGGCGCCAACGCGCTGATCTGGACCACCACGCCGTGGACGCTGCCGTCCAACTTGGCGATCGCGGTGCACCCCGACGTCCGCTACGTGCACCTGCGCGCCGCCGACGGCAAACGCTATGTGCTCGCGACCGAGCGGGTCTCGCACTACGCGCGGGAGTTCGGCGAGGAGCCGGAGGTGCTCGCCGAGTTCGACGGCGCCGCGCTGGCCGAGCTGTCCTACGCGCCGCCGTTCGACTTCTTCGCCGGCCACCACAACGCGCACCGGGTGCTCACCGCCGACTACGTGACCACCGACTCCGGCACCGGCATCGTGCATCTGGCACCGGCTTTCGGTGAGGAGGACATGGACGTCGCCTCCGCGCACGGCATCGAGCTGGTGCAGCCGCTGGATGCGGGCGGCCGGTTCACCTCGATGGTGCCGCCCTACGAGGGCCTCATGGTGTTCGACGCCAACCCGGTGATCATCAAGGATCTCAAGGCCGCGGGAAAGCTGTTGCGGCACGAGACGATCGAGCACTCCTACCCGCACAGCTGGCGCTCCGGGCAGCCGCTGATCTACATGGCCGTGCCGTCCTGGTTCGTCGCGGTCACCAAGTTCCGCGACCGCATGGTCGAACTGAACAAGCAGATCACCTGGGTGCCCGAGCACATCCGCGACGGCCAGTTCGGCAAGTGGCTGGAAGGCGCGCGGGATTGGAACATCAGCCGCAACCGGTACTGGGGCAGCCCGATCCCGGTGTGGGTGTCCGACGATCCGGCCTATCCGCGCGTCGACGTGTACGGCTCGCTGGACGAGCTGGAGCGCGATTTCGGCGTGCGCCCGGCCGATCTGCACCGCCCGATGATCGATGAGCTCACCCGGCCGAATCCCGACGACCCGACCGGCAAGTCGACGATGCGCCGGGTGCCGGAGGTGCTGGATTGCTGGTTCGAGTCGGGCTCGATGCCGTACGCCCAGGTGCACTACCCGTTCGAGAACAAGGAGTGGTTCGACAGCCACTTCCCGGGCGATTTCATCGTCGAGTACAACGGGCAGACCCGCGGCTGGTTCTACACGCTGCACGTGCTGGCGACGGCTCTCTTCGACAGCCCGGCGTTCAAGACGGTCGCCGCGCACGGCATCGTGCTCGGTGACGACGGCCTGAAGATGAGCAAGTCCAAGGGCAACTACCCGGACGTCAACGAGGTGTTCGACCGGGACGGCTCGGACGCGATGCGCTGGTTCCTGATGAGCTCGCCGATCCTGCGCGGCGGCAACCTCATCGTCACCGAGCGCGGCATCCGCGAGGGCGTGAGCCACGCGCTGCGTCCGTTGTGGAACGCGTGGACGTTCCTGCAGCTGTACGCGTCGAAGCCCGGAGTGTGGCGGACCGATTCGCCGCACGTGCTCGACCGCTACATCCTGGCGAAGCTGGCGCGGACCCGGGACGTGATCACCGCGGCGCTGGAGGTCTACGACATCGCGGGCGCCTGCGAGGAACTGCGCTCGTTCGCCGACGCGCTGACCAATTGGTACGTGCGGCGGTCGCGGTCGCGGTTCTGGAGCGAGGACCGCGACGCGGTGGACACCCTGCACACGGTGCTCGAGGTGGTCACCCGGCTGGCGGCGCCGTTGCTGCCGCTGATCACCGAGGTCATCTGGCGCGGTCTGACCGGCGGCGACTCGGTGCACCTGGCCGACTGGCCGAAGGAGGGCGAACTGCCGGACGATCCGGAGCTGGTCGCCGCCATGGACGAGGTGCGGGTGGTGTGCTCGACGGTGCTGAGCCTGCGCAAGGCGCAGAACCTGCGGGTGCGGTTGCCGCTGGCCGAGGTCACCATCGCCGCGGCCGACGCCGAGCGGCTGGCGCCGTTCGCCGATATCGTCGCCGACGAGGTCAACGTCAAGAAGGTGGACCTGACCACCGACGTGGACGCGCACGGCCGTTTCGAGCTGGTGGTCAACGCCCGCGCCGCGGGTCCGCGCCTGGGCAAGGACGTCCAGACGGTGATCAAGGCGGTCAAGGCCGGCGAGTGGTCCGAGGACGCGGACGGCACGGTCCGCGCGGCCGGGATCGCCCTGCTGCCCGAGGAGTACACCCAGCGCCTGGTCGCGGCCGAACCGGAGTCGACCGCGGCGCTGCCCGGGAACGCCGGTCTCGTAGTGCTGAATTCGGTGGTCACCGAGGAGCTGGAGGCCGAGGGCTGGGCGCGGGACCTGATCCGCGACCTCCAGGAGACCAGGAAGTCCGCCGGGCTGGACGTCTCCGACCGCATCACCGTGGTCCTGGACGTCCCCGCGGATCGGGCCGAGTGGGCGCGGACCCACCGTGACCTGATCGCGGGCGAGATCCTCGCCACCACGCTGACCTTCGGCGACGCGGGTCCGGAGGCCGCCGATCTGGTCGGCGGTGTGCGCGCGACGATCGCGAAGGCCTGA
- the wag31 gene encoding DivIVA-like cell division protein Wag31 yields MPLTPADVHNVAFSKPPIGKRGYNEDEVDAFLDLVEQELSRLIEENADLRQRVAELDAELADAKKNRGPAVANTVKAPIPQAPPPPPEPIKPPVPAAPPAPMPAAPVAKDAPGADANLQAAKVLSLAQEMADRLTSDAKAEAESLLSNARANSERLVGDARTRSEAMIADARQKSDAMLSDAQTRSDNQLRQAKEKADALQADAERKHTEIMATITQQRSVLESRIEQLKTFEREYRVRLKSYLESQLEELENRGSAVPVDGGDAFVDANTANNLAPASFAKGGK; encoded by the coding sequence ATGCCGCTGACCCCAGCCGATGTGCACAACGTCGCGTTCAGCAAACCCCCGATCGGGAAGCGTGGCTACAACGAGGACGAAGTCGACGCGTTCCTGGATCTCGTGGAGCAGGAGCTCTCGCGCCTCATCGAGGAGAACGCCGATCTGCGTCAGCGGGTCGCCGAACTCGACGCGGAACTGGCCGACGCCAAGAAGAACCGCGGCCCGGCCGTGGCGAACACCGTGAAAGCGCCGATTCCGCAGGCCCCGCCGCCTCCGCCGGAACCGATCAAGCCCCCGGTGCCCGCCGCGCCGCCCGCTCCGATGCCCGCCGCGCCGGTGGCCAAGGACGCGCCCGGCGCGGACGCCAACCTGCAGGCCGCCAAGGTGCTCAGCCTCGCCCAGGAGATGGCGGACCGGCTGACCAGCGACGCCAAGGCCGAGGCGGAGAGCTTGCTGTCGAATGCCCGGGCGAATTCCGAGCGACTGGTCGGAGACGCCAGGACACGGTCGGAGGCCATGATCGCCGACGCCCGCCAGAAGTCGGACGCGATGCTGTCGGACGCGCAGACCCGCTCGGACAACCAGCTGCGCCAGGCCAAGGAGAAGGCCGATGCGCTGCAGGCCGACGCCGAGCGCAAGCACACCGAGATCATGGCGACCATCACGCAGCAGCGCAGTGTGCTGGAGAGCCGGATCGAGCAGCTCAAGACGTTCGAGCGGGAGTACCGGGTGCGCTTGAAGTCGTACCTGGAGTCGCAGCTCGAGGAGCTGGAGAACCGCGGCTCGGCCGTCCCCGTCGACGGCGGCGACGCCTTCGTGGATGCCAACACGGCGAACAACCTCGCGCCGGCGTCCTTCGCCAAGGGTGGCAAGTAA
- a CDS encoding YggT family protein gives MALFAVLYFVLFIFWLLLISRVIVEFIRSFARDWRPTGVVVVVLEVIFTITDPPVKLLRRLIPPVSLGGIRLDLSIMVLLFIVFILMSIVGRLGQPVAPV, from the coding sequence GTGGCCTTGTTCGCGGTGCTGTACTTCGTACTGTTCATCTTCTGGCTGTTGCTGATCAGCCGGGTGATCGTCGAGTTCATCCGTAGCTTTGCCCGAGACTGGCGTCCTACCGGTGTCGTGGTCGTCGTCCTGGAGGTGATCTTCACGATCACCGATCCCCCGGTGAAACTGCTGCGGCGGTTGATACCCCCGGTGTCACTGGGCGGAATTCGCCTGGATCTGTCGATTATGGTCCTGCTTTTCATCGTCTTCATCCTGATGTCGATCGTGGGCAGGCTCGGGCAACCGGTAGCTCCGGTGTGA
- a CDS encoding cell division protein SepF yields MSTLHKFKAYFGMVPLEDYEDDYVDDRAPRGVDERGARRPRPRDYSDRDGYVDRYGEDRYGAGRFDDVDYPEPAYKSPYKPGYSVSRRDDYVDEPYGDYDAPRRPTRIESAPSGRFRAGGSAPPLRGATRGALAVDPDAEERRLEERVRPEPAPVRRPGIFEDGGPLSKITTLRPRDYSEARIIGERFREGNPVIMDLVDLSNADAKRLVDFAAGLAFALRGSFDKVATKVFLLSPADVDVSAEERRRIAETGFYNQK; encoded by the coding sequence ATGAGCACGCTGCACAAGTTCAAGGCGTACTTCGGCATGGTTCCGCTCGAGGATTACGAAGACGACTACGTCGACGATCGCGCCCCCCGAGGCGTGGACGAGCGTGGTGCTCGCCGGCCCCGGCCCCGTGACTACTCCGACCGCGACGGCTACGTCGACCGCTACGGCGAGGATCGATACGGCGCAGGCCGTTTCGACGATGTCGACTACCCCGAGCCCGCCTACAAGTCCCCGTACAAGCCGGGTTACTCGGTGTCGCGCCGCGACGACTACGTCGACGAGCCCTACGGCGACTACGACGCGCCCCGGCGTCCCACCCGGATCGAGTCCGCCCCGTCGGGCCGGTTCCGGGCGGGCGGGAGCGCGCCGCCGCTGCGCGGTGCGACCCGAGGCGCGCTCGCCGTCGATCCCGACGCCGAGGAGCGCAGGCTGGAGGAGCGCGTGCGTCCCGAGCCCGCCCCGGTGCGGCGGCCCGGGATCTTCGAGGACGGAGGCCCCTTGTCCAAGATCACGACGCTGCGCCCGCGCGACTACAGCGAGGCTCGGATCATCGGCGAACGCTTCCGTGAGGGCAATCCGGTGATCATGGATCTGGTGGATCTGAGCAACGCCGACGCCAAGCGGCTGGTCGACTTCGCCGCGGGTCTCGCCTTCGCGCTGCGCGGATCGTTCGACAAGGTCGCGACGAAAGTGTTCCTGCTCTCACCGGCCGATGTCGACGTATCAGCGGAAGAACGCAGGCGCATCGCGGAAACCGGCTTCTACAACCAGAAATAA
- a CDS encoding YggS family pyridoxal phosphate-dependent enzyme, whose amino-acid sequence MSADAETAVDGTLAARTAELSDNLAGLLARIDAACRAAGRAPDSVRLLPVTKFFPASDVAILHRLGRREFGESREQEAAAKVTALREQDLTGIRWHMIGRLQRNKARAVARWAHTVHSVDSERLATALDAGAVAALEAGERTEPLRVLLQVSLDDDPARGGVPAGDLPALAERIADAPGLRLSGLMAIPPLDAKADAAFARLATLHTLLLADHPDATELSAGMSGDLESAIEHGSTVVRVGTALMGMRPITSG is encoded by the coding sequence ATGAGCGCCGATGCCGAGACCGCCGTGGACGGCACGCTCGCGGCCCGGACCGCCGAACTGTCGGACAACCTGGCGGGGCTGCTCGCTCGCATCGACGCGGCATGTCGCGCGGCCGGGCGCGCGCCGGATTCGGTGCGGCTGCTGCCGGTGACGAAGTTCTTCCCCGCCTCGGACGTGGCGATCCTGCACCGGCTGGGCCGGCGGGAGTTCGGCGAGTCGCGCGAGCAGGAGGCCGCGGCGAAGGTGACGGCCCTGCGTGAGCAAGACCTCACCGGCATCCGCTGGCACATGATCGGGCGGTTGCAGCGGAACAAAGCGCGCGCTGTCGCCCGCTGGGCGCACACCGTTCACTCGGTCGACAGCGAACGTCTGGCAACCGCTCTGGACGCCGGTGCCGTGGCCGCGCTGGAGGCGGGCGAGCGCACCGAACCGCTGCGGGTGTTGCTCCAGGTGAGCCTGGATGACGACCCCGCCCGAGGCGGTGTCCCGGCAGGCGATCTTCCCGCGCTCGCCGAACGGATTGCGGACGCTCCGGGATTACGTTTGTCGGGTCTGATGGCCATTCCTCCGTTGGACGCGAAGGCCGATGCCGCATTTGCGCGACTTGCGACGTTGCACACGTTGTTGCTCGCCGATCATCCGGACGCGACAGAGCTTTCCGCGGGAATGTCGGGCGATCTGGAATCCGCGATCGAACACGGTTCGACGGTTGTGCGTGTCGGTACCGCCTTGATGGGTATGCGACCGATAACCTCGGGCTAG
- the pgeF gene encoding peptidoglycan editing factor PgeF, whose amino-acid sequence MTIAPTITVRRVTTTRSGGFSAPPYDSFNLGDHVGDDPAAVRRNRDRLAEGIGLPPERLVWMEQIHGRNVEIVDGPRAEPVPATDALVTTVPGLALVVLTADCVPILLSDDEAGVIAAVHAGRIGARIGIVPRVLEAMVSAGARLDRVGALLGPAASGRQYEVPAAMRADVEAHLPGSATTTLRGTPGLDLRAGISRQLTEAGVGAIAVDPRCTIEDHTLFSHRRGAPTGRIGGVIWMEATA is encoded by the coding sequence ATGACTATCGCGCCGACCATCACTGTCCGACGGGTCACCACGACCAGGTCCGGAGGCTTCTCGGCGCCCCCCTACGACTCGTTCAATCTGGGTGACCACGTCGGCGACGATCCGGCGGCCGTGCGGCGCAACCGCGACCGGCTGGCCGAGGGCATCGGCCTGCCGCCCGAGCGCCTGGTCTGGATGGAACAGATCCACGGCCGCAACGTGGAGATCGTCGACGGCCCACGCGCCGAACCGGTCCCGGCCACCGACGCGCTCGTGACCACCGTGCCCGGGCTCGCGCTGGTCGTGCTCACCGCCGACTGCGTGCCCATCCTGCTGTCCGACGACGAGGCGGGCGTGATCGCCGCCGTGCACGCCGGGCGGATCGGCGCTCGCATCGGCATCGTGCCGCGCGTGCTCGAGGCGATGGTGTCGGCCGGCGCCCGGCTGGATCGGGTGGGCGCCCTGCTCGGGCCCGCTGCCTCCGGCCGTCAGTACGAGGTCCCGGCTGCCATGCGCGCCGACGTCGAAGCCCACCTGCCCGGCAGCGCGACCACCACGCTCCGCGGCACCCCCGGGCTGGATCTGCGCGCGGGCATCTCCCGGCAGCTCACCGAGGCGGGCGTCGGGGCGATCGCGGTCGACCCGCGCTGCACCATCGAGGACCACACCCTGTTCAGTCATCGCCGTGGCGCGCCGACCGGCCGGATCGGCGGCGTGATCTGGATGGAGGCCACGGCATGA
- the ftsZ gene encoding cell division protein FtsZ has product MTPPHNYLAVIKVVGIGGGGVNAVNRMIEQGLKGVEFIAVNTDAQALLMSDADVKLDVGRELTRGLGAGADPEVGRKAAEDHKDEIEEVLKGADMVFVTAGEGGGTGTGGAPVVAQIARKLGALTIGVVTRPFSFEGKRRGNQAEVGINLLRESCDTLIVIPNDRLLQLGDAAVSLMDAFRSADEVLLNGVQGITDLITTPGLINVDFADVKSVMSGAGSALMGIGSARGEGRSVKAAESAINSPLLEASMDGAHGVLLSIAGGSDLGLFEINEAASLVQEAAHIEANIIFGTVIDDSLGDEVRVTVIAAGFDGGGPARRTFESAGRGTIGTARSGEIGQSRASEIAARGSDSTPSTSPTGTAGRGALPSYRDTERPRTLGEPTVTSNTRSHITPPDADDDDDDVDVPSFMRRG; this is encoded by the coding sequence ATGACGCCCCCGCACAACTACCTTGCGGTGATCAAGGTCGTCGGTATCGGCGGCGGCGGTGTGAATGCCGTCAACCGGATGATCGAGCAGGGACTCAAAGGTGTCGAGTTCATCGCGGTCAACACCGACGCCCAAGCGCTGCTGATGAGCGATGCCGACGTCAAGCTCGACGTCGGCCGTGAGCTGACCCGCGGTCTCGGCGCCGGCGCGGACCCCGAGGTGGGGCGCAAGGCCGCCGAGGACCACAAGGACGAGATCGAAGAGGTGCTCAAGGGCGCCGACATGGTCTTCGTGACCGCGGGTGAGGGCGGCGGCACCGGCACCGGTGGCGCACCGGTCGTCGCGCAGATCGCGCGCAAGCTCGGCGCGCTCACCATCGGCGTGGTGACCCGCCCGTTCTCCTTCGAGGGCAAGCGGCGCGGGAACCAGGCCGAGGTCGGCATCAACCTGCTGCGCGAGTCGTGCGACACGCTGATCGTCATCCCGAACGACCGGCTGCTGCAGCTCGGCGACGCGGCGGTGAGCTTGATGGACGCTTTCCGCTCCGCGGACGAGGTGCTGCTCAACGGTGTGCAGGGCATCACCGACCTGATCACCACCCCCGGTCTGATCAACGTCGACTTCGCCGACGTCAAGAGCGTGATGTCCGGCGCGGGCAGCGCGCTGATGGGCATCGGCTCGGCGCGCGGCGAGGGCCGCTCGGTGAAAGCGGCCGAGTCGGCGATCAACTCGCCGCTGCTGGAGGCGTCGATGGACGGCGCGCACGGCGTGCTGCTGTCGATCGCGGGCGGATCCGATCTCGGCCTGTTCGAGATCAACGAGGCCGCCTCGCTCGTGCAGGAGGCCGCGCACATCGAGGCCAACATCATCTTCGGAACGGTGATCGACGATTCGCTGGGGGACGAGGTGCGGGTCACCGTGATCGCGGCGGGCTTCGACGGCGGCGGCCCGGCCCGGCGCACCTTCGAGAGCGCGGGCCGCGGCACCATCGGCACGGCGAGATCGGGCGAGATCGGGCAGAGCCGAGCCAGTGAGATCGCCGCGCGCGGCAGCGACAGCACTCCGAGCACGTCTCCTACCGGTACTGCGGGCCGCGGCGCGCTGCCGAGCTACCGGGACACCGAACGGCCGCGGACGCTGGGCGAGCCGACGGTGACGAGCAACACGCGATCGCACATCACGCCGCCGGACGCCGACGACGATGACGACGACGTGGACGTGCCGTCGTTCATGCGGAGGGGTTGA
- a CDS encoding cell division protein FtsQ/DivIB: protein MRGVGSARAAGRRAGDRFGEIEWRRIRLWGLLGVCVLAVVAAIAWFTPALSVRTVRIDGAVAVPEQQVRDLLEIPSGRSILRIDTDAMARRVASIPKVRTARVQRIFPSTIRVTVVERAAVLFYDSQEGAHLLDADGVEFAVEPAPIGVPKLITDHPGGADPVTRAAVAILAIVPPALAVQVSEVAARSLSDISLNLKDGRTVLWGGSDDAERKAAVVLPLLTRPGTVFDVSSPNLVTVK, encoded by the coding sequence GTGCGCGGAGTCGGGTCGGCGCGCGCGGCCGGGCGTCGCGCGGGCGATCGGTTCGGCGAGATCGAATGGCGCCGGATTCGCCTGTGGGGATTGCTGGGCGTGTGCGTCCTTGCAGTGGTCGCCGCCATCGCCTGGTTCACCCCGGCGCTGTCGGTGCGCACGGTGCGGATCGACGGGGCGGTGGCGGTGCCCGAGCAACAAGTGCGGGATCTGCTCGAAATTCCTTCCGGCCGCTCGATTCTGCGGATCGACACCGATGCGATGGCCCGGCGGGTGGCGAGCATTCCGAAGGTGCGCACGGCGCGGGTGCAGCGGATATTCCCGTCCACGATCCGGGTGACCGTCGTCGAGCGTGCGGCGGTGTTGTTCTACGACAGCCAGGAGGGCGCGCATCTGCTGGACGCCGACGGCGTGGAATTCGCCGTCGAGCCCGCGCCGATCGGCGTGCCGAAGTTGATCACCGATCATCCCGGCGGCGCCGATCCGGTGACCAGGGCGGCGGTCGCGATCCTCGCCATCGTGCCGCCTGCGCTGGCAGTTCAGGTGAGTGAGGTTGCGGCGCGGTCCCTTTCGGACATTTCGCTGAATCTGAAGGACGGCCGCACGGTACTCTGGGGCGGGAGCGACGACGCCGAACGAAAGGCGGCGGTGGTGTTGCCGTTGTTGACGCGCCCCGGAACGGTGTTCGATGTGTCGAGTCCCAATCTGGTCACGGTAAAGTGA